The genomic stretch TGCAGGTCCCGAAGAGGGTGTTCTGGCCGGAGAGGCTCGCCACCTGGATGAAGGTGGAGTCGTAGCGGAACACCAGATCGACGTCGTCGATGTCCAGATCGGTGACGCCGGCGAAGTTCCTGATGACCACGTCCATCGAGATCGAGTCTCCGACGGTGATGACGTTGTCGAAGAAGACGACTCCTTTCGCCGACGGCAAAGACGCGGGTGGAGAGGCCGGCGGAGCATCCTGAGCCAGCCTGGCCCGGACCGTCGGCGTCAGGATCGGTTTCCTCTCGCCGCCCGAGCATTGGCCGAGAATCAGCACGCCCGCCAGCGGAGCGAGGAGGCGCAGCGATCGGTTCGATGGAAGCGGCATCGGGCGGCTAAGGTCCCCTCGGAGAGTACGGACTTGAATCCGAGCAGTATAGCCCCCGGCCGATCTCCTTTCAACCCGGCGGCTTGCGCTACTTAAGCCGCGCCCCGAGCAAGGCGCTGACCGCCTTGCCGTCCGCCTTCCCGCGGTGCCGCGCCATGAATTCCTTCATGGCCCGCCCCATGTCCTTCTTCTGGGTGATTCCCGTCTCGCGCAGCAGCTGATCCACGGCCTGCTCGAGCTCCTCCCCCTCCAGCTGCGCCGGCAGGTACCGCATGAGGACCCCCAGCTCCGCCTCTTCCTGCTGCACGAGATCGGGCCGGTTCCCTTTCCGGAAGGCGTCGATCGATTCCCGCCGGGCGCGGATCGCCTTCTGGATCAGCGCCGCGATCTCGTCCTCCCGCAGGTCCCGCTTCGTCTCGATGGCGGCGTAGCGAATCATGGAGAGCAGCAACCGCAGCGTGGAGACGGCGATCTTGTCGCCGGATTTCATCGCTTCTTTGAGGTCTGACTGGATGCGATCCATCATGAGCGTCACATCTCCTGCCGTCTTCCCAGCGTCCGAGTTTTTGACTCCCCCCCGGCGAGGCCCCTATAATAACGCCGTTTTCGGGAGGTTCGGATGGCTCCGGAAGATCCCGGCACTTCCTCGGAAGACGTCCCCGAGGCGCCCGCGAAGCGCTCCTCCAAATCGTCGCTGTTCATCGCTCTCGTCCTGGCCGCGGCCGCGGGCGCGTTTTTCCTGATGCGCCGGCCGGCGGCGGCGCCGGCGGGCGCCACCCCGGGGAGCGCCGCCTCGAAGGCCCCGGCGGCAGGGGTGGTCGTCGAAGCTCCGGTGAAGCTCAGCGCCGCCGCCTCGCTGGTGTCGGATCGGTTCCGTTGCCTTTGCGGGGAGTGTCACGACACGCTGGGAAGCTGCACCTGCACCCGGGACAAAGGGTCCAATGAGATGAAGACGACGCTCAATCGAATCGCCGCCGAGAAGAAGACGATCGCCGAGATCGAGGCGGCGATGGTGCAGAAGTACGGGCCCGGCGTCCTGATCGCCTCCACCCCCGCGCCGTCCGGCCGCTGATCCCTCGCGCTCCTTTCTTCAGCGCGCTCCCCAGCGCAGTTTTCGCCGCAGCACGTCGAAGTAGTTTCTCTGCCGTGAAACGATCAGCGGAAGGGAAGCGCTGCTGCGCCGGACGCTGAGGCGGTCCCCGGCCTTCATCGGGAAGCCCACCTGGCCGTCCATGGTGCAATAGACGTTTTCCGCCCCCGATTCCAGCGTGACCTCGATCCGCACGGAGTCGGGGACGACGAGCGGCCGGTTCGTCAGGGCGTGCGGGCAGATGGGGGTGATGCAGAAGGCCTGCAGGGAAGGAAGGACGATGGGCCCTCCGGCCGACAACGAATAGGCGGTGGAACCGGTGGGGGTCGAGACGATCAGGCCGTCGGAATGGTACGTCGCGACGAACTGCCGATCGATCTTCACGTTCATCTCCAGGATCCGGGCCAGGGCGCTCTTGTTGATGACCACGTCGTTCAGCAGCCGGTGGCCGGAGATCTTCCTCCGCCCGCGCACGAGGGAGGCGTGCAGCATCATCCGGGCCTCCACTTCGAACCGTCCCTGGAGGACCTCGTCGAGGACCGACTCCATCTCCTCCAGCCTCGTCTCGGTCAGGAAGCCGAGGCTTCCGAGGTTCACTCCGAGGACCGGAACGACGCGCCGGGCCATGTTCCGGGCCACTCCCAGCATGGTGCCGTCACCTCCCAGGACCAGCATGAGATCGACCGAGGCCGTCAGGGTGGGCAGCGTCCTCCCTTTGCCCTTCTGCCCGAGAAAGCGGGCGGTTTCGGGATCGCACAGAGTCCGCACCTTGCGGCGCGCCAGCAGAGAGAACAGCCGCTTGGCCGCTCCGCGGGAGGTGGGCGAGTGGAGCTTCGCCACGATGCCCACGGTTCGGAAGGGAGGAAGGGGACTCATCGGTGGGTGGCCTCCTGAATGCGATCCGTGAGCTCGGGCCCCTCCATGGAGGGGCCATGATTCCGGAAATGGAGGAAGAACTCCTTGTTGCCTTCGGCGCCCGGAACGGGGGAGAGAAAGACGTCGCACCCGCTCAAATGCACGGCGGCGCCGGCGGCGAGGATTTCCTGGATGACCCGCCGGTGCACCGACGGATCGCGCACGATCCCTCCCTTGCCGACCTCCCTCCTGCCCGCCTCGAACTGCGGCTTCACGAGCGCCGCCAGATCGCTGCCGGGCAAGAGCAGGCTCGCCGCCGGCCCCAGCACGAGGCGCAGCGAGATGAACGAAACGTCCACGACCGCCAGGGAGACGGCTTCCGGAATCATGCCGGGCTCGAGGAAGCGGGCATTGATCTTCTCCATCACGACGACCCTCGGGTCGCGGCGGAGCCGCTCGTGCAGCTGACCGAACCCGACGTCCAGGGCGTAGACCCGCCTGGCCCCTCGCTGCAGGAGACAGTCGGTGAACCCGCCCGTGGAAGCGCCCACGTCCAGGGCGATCCGATCGCGGGGATCGATTCCGAAGCGCTCCAGGGCGCCGGCCAGCTTCAGGCCGCCGCGGCCCACGTAGGGATGATCGGGGCCGGAGAGCTCCAGCCGGCAGGAGGCGTCGAAGCGCTCCCCCGCCTTGGCGGCGCGCCGGCCCTCCACCGCGACGCGTCCCGCCAGGATGAGGGCCTGAGCCCGTTCCCGGCTCTCGGCCAGACCTCGCGCCACCATCAGGAGATCGAGCCGCTCGCGCTTGGAGTCGCTCCCTTTCGCCATCGCCGGGTCGTCTCCGCGGGTGCGCCCCTCAGTGCGCCCGCCGAAGCACGAATTCGGCCAGGCTCGACAGCGGCTCCGAACGCTTTCCGAAGGGCCGCAGCGCCCGCTTCGCCCGCGCCACGGCGGCCGCCGCCATCACCCGCGATCGGGCCGTACCGAAGAGCGACGGATAGGTGGCTTTGCTCACGGCCCGGTCCTTGCCCGGGGACTTCCCCAGCTCCCGCCGCGTCCCTTCCTCGTCCAGAACATCGTCGACGATCTGGAAGGCGAGCCCGACCTCGCGACCGTAGCGCCGCAGCGCCTGCACGTCGCGGGGGAGGCCGCCGCCGAGGATGGCTCCGATCTCGGCGGACACGGTGAACAGGGCGCCGGTCTTGGAGGCGTGGATTCGTGAGAGATCGGACGGGGCGATGCGCTTTCCCTCGGCCTGCAGATCGCGGACCTGGCCGCCCACCATCCCTTCCATCCCGACGGCCCGGGCCACCCGCGCCAGGACTTGCGCGCGCCGTCCCTCGAAGCGGCGGCCCGCCGGCTCCTCCGCCAGGATCTGGAAGGCGAGGGAGTGCAACGCGTCGCCCGACAGGATGGCCAGCGCCTCTCCGAACTTCACGTGGGCGGTGGGCTTGCCGCGTCTCAAGTCGTCGTCGTCCATGGCGGGAAGATCGTCGTGGATCAGGGAGTAGGTGTGGATCATCTCCAGGGCACAGCAGGCGGGAAGCGCCCAGGCGTCCTTTCCTCCCACCGCGCGGCAGGCTTCCAGAGTCAGAACGGGGCGGATCCTCTTGCCGCCGGCCAGGACGGAATAGCGCATCGCGCGCAGCAGGGACGCGGGCGCGTCGCGGGCGGTCCGAAGCCGGCGGCCGAGCGCGGCGTCGATGACCCGGCGCCGGCTTTCCAGCCACGGACGCGCGCTCTCCATCTCATTCCTCCTCGCCGCCGCCCGCCGGTTCGTCCAGGTCGGCCCCGCCCGGCGCGAACGGCTCGGGGGTCCAGGCGCCGTCGGCCCCTTTCATCAGGATCTCGATCCGCTTCTCCGCCTCGTCGAGCTTCGTGCTGCAGAATCGGGAAAGGCGCACCCCTTCCTCGAAGAGCTTCAGGGCGTCGTCGAGCGGCAGATCGCCCCCTTCCAGATCCCGGACGATCCGCTCCAACCCCGCGAGCGCCTCCTCGAAACGGGGCTCCTTAGGTCCTTTCTTCATCATCCTGGGCATGGGTCACCTCACGTACGTCGCAGGCGATCCGCCCCCGGCGCAGCCGGACGTCGACCCGCCCGTGCTCGGGGAGCCTCCGGCTGTCGGTCACGAGGGCGCCGGTCCGAGGATCGAGGCACAGCGCATAGCCCCGGTCCAATACCGCGAGCGGGGAAAAGGAATCGAGCAGCGACGAGAGAGCCGCCCAGCGGTCGCGCCGTTCGGAGGCGATCCACCGGACCGCGGGCACCGCCCGCCGCAGCAGGGCCTCGGAGCGCAACCGTCGGGCCCCGACGTGAGCGGCCAGGAGGCGGGGCGACACGACCTCGGAGGCCCGGGCCAGCCTCCTGCCGCGCTCGAGGAGCTTCCGCCGGAGCGCCCCGCGCAGCGCCTCGCGGCGATCGTCCAGGCGCTGGAACAGGGCGTCGAGGCGGCCGCGCGTCGACAGCAGCGCGCGGCTGCGGCCCAGCCGGGCGCTGCGCTCTCGAAGATCGCGATGGATCAGACGGATCGACTGGTGGGAGCGGGACAGCAACGAGGCGATCCGCTCGCGCAGCTCTTCCTTGGTCGCCACCACCATCTCGGCGGCCGCGGAAGGGGTGGCGGCCCGCAGATCGGAGACGAAATCGCAGATCGTGAAGTCGATCTCGTGGCCCACGGCGGAGATCACGGGGATGCCTGATTCCAGGACGGCCCGGGCCAGAAGCTCCTCGTTGAACGGCCAGAGGTCCTCGAGCGACCCGCCTCCCCGGCACACGACGATCACGTCGACCCCTCCCAGGCGGTTGGCGCGCCGCACGGCGGCGGCAATCTCCGCGGCCGCCCCGTCCCCCTGGACGCGCACCGGGTGGATGACGATCCGCACGTTGGCGTAGCGCCGATCCAGGACATGCAGGAAATCGCGCAGGGCGGCGCCGGTCGGGGACGTGATGACCGCGATGCATTGGGGAAGGGCCGGAATGGGGCGCTTCCGCGACGGATCGAAGAGTCCTTCCGCCGCCAGGCGCCGCTTGAGCTGCTCGAATGCCAGCTGCAGCGATCCGCGGCCCGCCGGCTCCATCCACTGGCAGTTGATCTGGAAGGCGCCGCGCGCCTCGTAGAGCGAGATTCGCCCTCTCACGAGCACCTTGAGGCCGTCCTCGAGCCGGAACCGGAGCCCCAGGGCCTGCGTGCGGAACAGGACCGCGGAGATCTGGGAGGTCGCGTCCTTGAGCGTGAAGTAGCAGTGGCCCGAGCCGGGAGAGCGGAGATTGGAAACCTCGCCTTCCACCCAGACGTCGTAGAACGAGGACTCGAGCACGTCGCGCGCCAGCGCGTTGATCTCCGAGACGCCGTAGATGCGGCGCGTCCCGCCGACCGGTTTCAACGGAAGCTGATCCAACGCCGCTCTCCCTCCCCGCTCATTCGGCTCCCGCCGAGCCCGGCAGATCGAGGCGCTGGATTCCCCGCGCCCGGCCGGTGGCCTCGTCCACGTCCACGACCACGGCGCAGAGACGCGGATTCTTGCGCGCGCACGCGAAGCGCACGGGCATCTGCTGCAGGAATCTCCGGATCGCCAGCTCCTTCTCGACGCCGATGACCGAATCGCGCGCGCCGGTCATCCCGGCGTCGGTGATGACCGCGGTGCCCTGGGGCAGCACGCGCTCGTCGGCGGTCTGCACGTGCGTGTGGGTTCCGAGGACCGCCGAGACCCGCCCGTCAAGGTACCATCCCATGGCCACCTTCTCGGACGTGGCCTCCGCGTGGAAGTCGACGAGGATCACGCGAGCCCGGCCGCTGATCTCCGCGAGCACGCGATCCGCCGTCCGGAAAGGGCAATCCAGCGCGTTCATGAACACCCGGCCCATGAGGTTGATCACGGCGACCGGGATCCCGCCCGCGGTGGCTCCCATGTGGACGCCCGTGCCCGGGGCTCCCGGGGGATAGTTGTGCGGGCGCAGGAGATCGCGATGCTCCTCGATATACGGAAGAATCTCGGCCTTGTCCCAGATGTGGTTGCCGCTGGTCATGACGTGCAGGCCGCAGCCCTGCAGCTCCGCCGCCAGGGCCGGAGTCACGCCGAAGCCGTCGGCCGCGTTCTCCACGTTGGCCACGGCGTAATCGATGGAGTGCCGATCGATCAACCGGTCGAGGTGCTCGCGGACCAGGTTGCGGCCCGCCCGGCCGTTCACGTCGCCGATGAACAGGAGATTCATCCGATCACTTGGCGTAGTCGACGGCGCGGACTTCGCGGATCACGTTGACGCGCACTTGGCCGGGATAGTTCATCTCCCGCTCGATTTTCGAGGCGATGTCCTTGGAGAGCCAGATGACGTCGGCGTCCGTGACCTTCTCCGTCTCCACCAGGACCCGAAGCTCCTTGCCGGAACGCATCGCGTAGGCCCGGGCGACCCCCGGGAATCCGCGGGCCACCTCCTCCATGTCCTTCATCCTCTGGATCCAGATGTCCATGTTGTCGCGCCGCATCCCCGGCCGGGAGAGGCTGATCTTCCTCGCCAGGCGGAGCAGGATGGCGTCCAGGGAGGGCTCCGCCTCGCCGGGGTGGAGGCTGCGGATGACCTGGACGACCGCCGCATCCTCGCCGTGGCGCCCGGCGATTTCCGAGGCGAGGATCATCGGCGGCGTGTCGGTGCCGCTTTCGTCCACCATGCCGATCCCGCTGAGCAAGCCCGCCCGCTTCACCGTGTCCGCCGCCACTTCGAATTCGGCCGCCAGGGCGGCCGCCAGCGCGGCGGTCTCGCGGCAATGCTGCAGGAGGTTGTAACCGGAGACGACGAAGAACTTCATCTTGCCGACGAGGCGGGCCAGCATCTCCGGGAGGCTCACGATCCCGAGCTCGAACGCGGCGGTCTCGCCCGATTGGAGCATGATCTGGTCCGTCTCCTCCTTCACCTTCTGAACGACCTCCTCGATGCGACCCGGATGGATCCGCCCGTCCTCGACGAGCCGCTCGATCGACACCTTGGCGATCTCGCGTCGCAGGGGATTGAATCCCGAGAGGATGATGGCGCCGGGGGTGTCGTCCACGATGAGATCGATTCCGGTGGCCATCTCGAGCGCCCGGATGTTCCGTCCCTCGCGGCCGATGATCCGGCCCTTCATCTCGTCGTTCGGGAGCATGACCAAGGAGCAGGCTAAATCCACTATCTGGCCCACGGGAATCCTCTGGAGCCCCCCGGCGACGATGCGCCGCGCCTCGGCGTCGGAGCGCTCGCGCGTCTCCTCCTCGATCCGCTTGAGGGTGATGGCCGCTTCGGAGCGCGCCTGGGATTCCATCTCGCGCATCAGCTCCCGCTTCGCCTGCTGCGCGGTCATGGCCGCCATCCGCTCGAGACGCCCGCGCTGCTCGTCGATCAGAGCCTGCAGCTCCTGCTGCCGGGAGGCGAGGACGGCCTCCCGTTCCGTCAGGGCGTGGTCCCGGGTCTCCATCTCGGTCTGCTTCTGGGACAGCAGCGCGGCCTTGCGCTCCAGCAGGCGCTCCTGCTCCTCCGCCTGGCGCCGGGCGGCCTGCAGGTCGGCCCGCTTGGAGCGCATCTCCTGCTCGAAAAGCTCCTCCGCGGCGTCCGCCTTCTCGCGCGCCTCCAGCTCCAGCTCCTTGAGCCGGATCTCCGCCTGCTTCTCCGCGTCCTCCACGACCGCTCGCGCCCGCTGCTCCGCCTCGCTGCGCTTCCGGCGGATGAACGTCCGGTGGAAGAGATAGTCGACTCCCGCGAGGGCGGCGAACGTGGCGATGATGATCCCGAGGATCAGATCCAACGTCGATCTCCCGACTCCGGACGGGACCGGAGGCTGGGTCGAGGAATTCGTAGGTCCGCGGTTCGGAAGCGTTCGGGGGGTGCGGAGCGGGGCGGAAAAAACCCCCGCTCGGCCGTGAGGAACGGGTTATTTGAACCGGCCTGACCAGCCACGGGACCCTGCTCCCACTTCAGGCATCCTCGCGAGGAGGACGCTCACCGTGGGAAGACCCGGATCCCCGTTCAAATAATGTTGGCTCAAATTCGCCGTCCCTGCACGAACCTCGCAGGGGAATGGAATCCGCTTGCATGCTAGCCCTTCTCCCCCCCCGCGTCAAGGCGTCCGGCCGCCTCGCAGGCCGCCGCTACTTGCGGGCCGAGTCCGCGAGATCGCGGTCCAAGATCTCGACGAGCCGGCCCAGTCTATCGGAAACGATCCGATGATTCTCCTCTTCCGCCGTCCGCAGCTGAAAATGCTCGTCGGCGATGTTCAGGGCGGCCAGGATCGCCACCCTCAAGGAATCGACCGTCGCGGTGTGATCGGAAACCTCGCGCATCTTCCGATCCACGAACGCCGCGAGGTCGGTCAGATAGGACGAGTCTCCGTCCCCGCGCAGGTTGTAGGTTTGTCCGTAAATCTCGACCGGGATCATGCTCGGTGTCTTGTCCATGGAGGGTCTCCGAAAGCCTCCGCCCCCGACCGGGGAGAGGATCAGTTGTCCGCGTGGCCGCCGACCTGGATCTCGTCGATCCCCGAGAAGGTCTCCAGCATCCGGGTGACGCGACCGCGGATCTCCTGCCGTTCCTCCTGGAGGAGCTGGAGCTGCCGCGTGAGATCCTCGTTCCGGCGATTCTCCTCCTGGAGGCGGGAGAGGGTCTCTTCCGATTTTCGGACTTGCTCCCGCGCCTCCTTGAGCTGGGACGCCAACTGCGAATTCTCATGGCGCAGCCCGCGGATGACGTCGCTGACCCGCCGGATCCTTTCTTCGAGCTGTTCGAGTTCTTCCATTTCCGCTGCCAAGGAAGCCTCCTTCAGTTGCCGCGGAGGACGGCGCCGAGCCGGTCCCGCAGCCGTTGGACGATTCGATCCATCATGGCGGCCACCTCCCCGGAGACGAGGGTGCGCTCCGGGGCCTGAAAAACGATATTCACGGCCATGCTCACCTTGCCCTCGGGCACCTGCCGGCCCTGATACAGGTCGAACAGCGTCACCTTCGCGATCGGGGCGCCCTCTACGCTGCGGATGGTCTCCTCCACCTCCGCATACGTATGGCCTCGGTCCAGGATCAGGGCGAGATCGCGCCGGGCGGACGGTGTGCGGGACGAAGAGACGTGCCCGGGAATCCATCCCGCCGCCAGCCCCGCGAAGAACGCGGGGAGGCGAATCTCGGCGGCGACGACGGGATGCTGCGGAGCGAGCCCGGCGAATGCCGAAGCGAGGAGCTCCCCGGCGTGACCGCAGGGCTTCCCGTCGACCTCCAGCACCGCTCCCGTCCCTGGGCGCAGAAACGGACGGTCGGCTCCGCGCCAGACGGTCGCCCCGATGCCCGTCAGGCGGGCGGCCAGGTTCACGGCTCCCGTCAGGTCGAAGACGTCGGGCCCCCGGGACGGCTCGCTCCAGTGGGACGAAGTCCCCTGGCCTCCGCCGATCAGCGCCAGCGTCTCGATCTCCCGGGGCGGATCGCCCGGAGCCCCGGGATGGAAAACCCTGCCCGTCTCGAAAAGCCGGACCTCCTCAGCGCCATGGTTCAAGTTGTGGGCGAGATTCCGGAGAAGTCCCGGAAAGAGGGTGGTCCGGAGATGATCCTGGCCCTCCGTAAGGGGATTCGTGACCCGGACTCCGGGGCCTGCTTCGCCCAGCCGCTCGTTCTCCTCGGCCGAAACGAGACTCAGGTTCAGCGCCTCGGCGAATCCGCAGCGCACCATCGCCTCGCGCACCCTGCCGAGACGTCGCTCCGCCTCGGACCGTCCCTCGGGAAAGACCTGGGCACGGGGCAGGGTGGCCGGGATCTTCTCGTAGCCGTGATGCCGGGCGATCTCTTCGATCAGGTCCTCCTCCAGGGAAAGATCGACGCGGAACGAAGGAGTGGAGACGAGCCAAAGCGAGTCCCGGCTCTTCACGGCGCAGCCGAGGAGCTCGAGGATGCGCCGCATCTCCTCGACCGGAATCTCCACGCCGAGCATCCGGCCGACCCGATCGGGGCGGAAGGCGATCTCGCGCGCAAAGGGCGGGGCGGCCCGCGATTCGAGGCAGGCTGAGAGAATTCGCCCGCCGGCCGTCTCGCGGATCAGTCCGGCGCAGCGGTTCGCCGCCTTGAGCGTGATCTCGATGTCGGCTCCGCGCTCGAACCGGTGCGAGGCGTCGGTGTGGAGCCCCAGCCGCCGCGCGCTCCGGCGCACCGACACGGCGTCGAAATGCGCACTCTCGAGCAGGACCTCGGTCGTGGCCGGTGAAATCTCGGAATCCAGCCCTCCCATGACGCCGGCGACCGCGACGGCGCGCTGTTCGTCGGCGATGACCAGCGTCTCGGGATCGAGCTTCCGGGAGACGCCGTCGAGCGTCGTGAGGGGCTCGCCGGAGCGCGCCCGCCGCACGCGAACCTTCCGCCCCGCGAGACGCTCCAGGTCGAAGGCGTGAAGCGGCTGGCCCATCTCCCACAGGACGTAGTTCGTGGCGTCGACGATCGCGTTGATCGGCTTCTGGCCGATGGCCGCGAGGCGCCGGGACAGCCAGTCGGGGGATGGACCCACTTTCACGCCCCGGATCACGATCGCCGTGTAGCGGCCGCACAGATCCGGCGCTTCGACCTCCAGCGCCGCCCGGCTGGAGGCGGGCGCGGCATCGCGCGGGCCGGTCTCGGCGGAAGGCTCCGCAAGAGGACGCCGGCACGCGACCGACAGCTCCCGGGCCAGGCCGACGTGGTTCATGCAGTCGGGCCGGTTCGTGCTGACGTCGAAATCGAAGACGGTGTCGTCTCCGGCGCGCCCCAGGGAGTCGAGGGGGATTCCCACTTGAGTAAGGCGGATCCCCGCCGCGGCGGGATCTTTCCCCGGATCCACGTACTCCCTCATCCATTCGAGGCTGAACTTCACGGCTGCCTCACCCCGGGAACTGCGCGAGGAAGCGCAGGTCGTTTTCGAACAGCAGCCGGATGTCGTCGATGTTGAACTTGAGCATGGCGATGCGGTCGACTCCCAGGCCGAAAGCGAATCCCGAGACCTGTTCCGGATCGTACCCCACCGTCCGCAGCACGTTGGGATGGACCATTCCCGCGCCCCCCATCTCCAGCCATCCCGTCTGCTTGCACGTCGGGCAGCCCCGTCCCGCGCACGGCGAGCAGGTGATGTCGAACTCGGCCCCCGGCTCCACGAACGGGAAGTAGCTGGGCCGGAATCGGACGTTGGTCTCCGGGCGGAATATCCGCCGGGCGAACGTGAGGACCGTCCCCTTGAGATCGGCGAAAGTGATCCCTTCGGCGACCGCCAGGCCCTCGACCTGGTGGAACATGGGGGAGTGGCTGACGTCGGAATCGCGGCGGTAGACTTTTCCCAGGGCGATGATCTTCACCGGCGGCCGGCGCGCCTGCATCGTCCGGATCTGGACCGGAGAGGTGTGCGTGCGCAGGAGGAGATCGCCTTCCAGATAGAAGGTGTCCTGCGTGTCCCGGGCGGGATGATCGGGAGGGAAGTTCAGCGCCACGAAGTTGTAGAAATCGGTCTCCACCTCGGGGCCCTCGGCCAGGCAGTAACCCATCTCCAGGAAGATATCCTCGATCTCGCGCCGCACCTGGGTGACGGGGTGGAGCGCCCCGAGCCTCGGCGTCCTCCCCGGAAGCGAAACGTCGAGGCGATCCCGCCGCACCGGCGCGCCGAGCGATTTCTCGGCTTCCTCCAGGCGCGCTTCGATGTGGGTTTTCAGCGCGTTCAGGGAGCTTCCGAGGGCGGGACGCTCGCCCGGAGCGGCGTCCTTCAAGGAGCGGAGGAGCAGAGAGAGCTCTCCCCCTTTCCGGCTGAGGTAGGCGGTCCGGATTCTTTCGATGGCCTCCGCTTCGGTCGCGGCGGAGATCTCCGAGTCGAAGCGCTCCCGGAGAGACTGAAGGCGATCCTTCATGGCCGGCCTCGGGTTCTCATCTCGCTTCCCGGAGCGCTCCGCGCGCGGCGGGGGACAGCGAGGCTAACGGGCCAGGGCTTTCTTCGCCACGCTCGCGACCTCGGCGAAGCCCTGGGGATCGGCCACGGCCAGCTCGGCCAGAATCTTGCGGTCCAGCCCCACGTTGGCCTTCTTCAGGCCGGCCATCAGGTGGCTGTAGGAAATCTCCTGGGTCCGGGCGGCGGCGTTGATGCGGGTGATCCAGAGCTTGCGGAAATCCCGCTTCTTCCGCTTCCGGTCCTTGTAGGCCGAGAGGAGCGATTTCTCGACGGCCAGCTTCGCGATGCGATGCAGGCGTCCCTTGGCTCCATAAAAGCCCTTCGCGAGCTTGAGTATCTTCTTGCGCTTCTGGCGTCGCTTGGT from Candidatus Polarisedimenticolia bacterium encodes the following:
- a CDS encoding GatB/YqeY domain-containing protein, which encodes MMDRIQSDLKEAMKSGDKIAVSTLRLLLSMIRYAAIETKRDLREDEIAALIQKAIRARRESIDAFRKGNRPDLVQQEEAELGVLMRYLPAQLEGEELEQAVDQLLRETGITQKKDMGRAMKEFMARHRGKADGKAVSALLGARLK
- a CDS encoding NAD(+)/NADH kinase, with amino-acid sequence MSPLPPFRTVGIVAKLHSPTSRGAAKRLFSLLARRKVRTLCDPETARFLGQKGKGRTLPTLTASVDLMLVLGGDGTMLGVARNMARRVVPVLGVNLGSLGFLTETRLEEMESVLDEVLQGRFEVEARMMLHASLVRGRRKISGHRLLNDVVINKSALARILEMNVKIDRQFVATYHSDGLIVSTPTGSTAYSLSAGGPIVLPSLQAFCITPICPHALTNRPLVVPDSVRIEVTLESGAENVYCTMDGQVGFPMKAGDRLSVRRSSASLPLIVSRQRNYFDVLRRKLRWGAR
- a CDS encoding TlyA family RNA methyltransferase, which gives rise to MAKGSDSKRERLDLLMVARGLAESRERAQALILAGRVAVEGRRAAKAGERFDASCRLELSGPDHPYVGRGGLKLAGALERFGIDPRDRIALDVGASTGGFTDCLLQRGARRVYALDVGFGQLHERLRRDPRVVVMEKINARFLEPGMIPEAVSLAVVDVSFISLRLVLGPAASLLLPGSDLAALVKPQFEAGRREVGKGGIVRDPSVHRRVIQEILAAGAAVHLSGCDVFLSPVPGAEGNKEFFLHFRNHGPSMEGPELTDRIQEATHR
- a CDS encoding farnesyl diphosphate synthase, translated to MESARPWLESRRRVIDAALGRRLRTARDAPASLLRAMRYSVLAGGKRIRPVLTLEACRAVGGKDAWALPACCALEMIHTYSLIHDDLPAMDDDDLRRGKPTAHVKFGEALAILSGDALHSLAFQILAEEPAGRRFEGRRAQVLARVARAVGMEGMVGGQVRDLQAEGKRIAPSDLSRIHASKTGALFTVSAEIGAILGGGLPRDVQALRRYGREVGLAFQIVDDVLDEEGTRRELGKSPGKDRAVSKATYPSLFGTARSRVMAAAAVARAKRALRPFGKRSEPLSSLAEFVLRRAH
- the xseB gene encoding exodeoxyribonuclease VII small subunit, which codes for MMKKGPKEPRFEEALAGLERIVRDLEGGDLPLDDALKLFEEGVRLSRFCSTKLDEAEKRIEILMKGADGAWTPEPFAPGGADLDEPAGGGEEE
- the xseA gene encoding exodeoxyribonuclease VII large subunit, which codes for MDQLPLKPVGGTRRIYGVSEINALARDVLESSFYDVWVEGEVSNLRSPGSGHCYFTLKDATSQISAVLFRTQALGLRFRLEDGLKVLVRGRISLYEARGAFQINCQWMEPAGRGSLQLAFEQLKRRLAAEGLFDPSRKRPIPALPQCIAVITSPTGAALRDFLHVLDRRYANVRIVIHPVRVQGDGAAAEIAAAVRRANRLGGVDVIVVCRGGGSLEDLWPFNEELLARAVLESGIPVISAVGHEIDFTICDFVSDLRAATPSAAAEMVVATKEELRERIASLLSRSHQSIRLIHRDLRERSARLGRSRALLSTRGRLDALFQRLDDRREALRGALRRKLLERGRRLARASEVVSPRLLAAHVGARRLRSEALLRRAVPAVRWIASERRDRWAALSSLLDSFSPLAVLDRGYALCLDPRTGALVTDSRRLPEHGRVDVRLRRGRIACDVREVTHAQDDEERT
- a CDS encoding TIGR00282 family metallophosphoesterase, whose translation is MNLLFIGDVNGRAGRNLVREHLDRLIDRHSIDYAVANVENAADGFGVTPALAAELQGCGLHVMTSGNHIWDKAEILPYIEEHRDLLRPHNYPPGAPGTGVHMGATAGGIPVAVINLMGRVFMNALDCPFRTADRVLAEISGRARVILVDFHAEATSEKVAMGWYLDGRVSAVLGTHTHVQTADERVLPQGTAVITDAGMTGARDSVIGVEKELAIRRFLQQMPVRFACARKNPRLCAVVVDVDEATGRARGIQRLDLPGSAGAE
- the rny gene encoding ribonuclease Y, whose protein sequence is MDLILGIIIATFAALAGVDYLFHRTFIRRKRSEAEQRARAVVEDAEKQAEIRLKELELEAREKADAAEELFEQEMRSKRADLQAARRQAEEQERLLERKAALLSQKQTEMETRDHALTEREAVLASRQQELQALIDEQRGRLERMAAMTAQQAKRELMREMESQARSEAAITLKRIEEETRERSDAEARRIVAGGLQRIPVGQIVDLACSLVMLPNDEMKGRIIGREGRNIRALEMATGIDLIVDDTPGAIILSGFNPLRREIAKVSIERLVEDGRIHPGRIEEVVQKVKEETDQIMLQSGETAAFELGIVSLPEMLARLVGKMKFFVVSGYNLLQHCRETAALAAALAAEFEVAADTVKRAGLLSGIGMVDESGTDTPPMILASEIAGRHGEDAAVVQVIRSLHPGEAEPSLDAILLRLARKISLSRPGMRRDNMDIWIQRMKDMEEVARGFPGVARAYAMRSGKELRVLVETEKVTDADVIWLSKDIASKIEREMNYPGQVRVNVIREVRAVDYAK
- a CDS encoding cell division protein ZapA, whose translation is MDKTPSMIPVEIYGQTYNLRGDGDSSYLTDLAAFVDRKMREVSDHTATVDSLRVAILAALNIADEHFQLRTAEEENHRIVSDRLGRLVEILDRDLADSARK